One region of Peribacillus simplex genomic DNA includes:
- a CDS encoding serine hydrolase domain-containing protein, with translation MKKHCQITSTGLVLFMTGSSLLNTTPTSIVKAEPTQNVSSSLQKSTQRDRTSVKQAMRDTLQLGYPGILAEIHKGGKTWSYAAGIADLSTKKPMKTDFRFRIGSVTKTFIATVLLQLAGENRLNLDDSIEKWLPGVIQGNGYDSNQITIRQILNHTSGIADYIKSKDFDIKDTKKSYTAEEFVKMGVSLPPDFAPGKGWSYSNTGYVLLGILIEKVTGNSYAEEVENRIIEPLELSNTFLPGNSTVISGTKHARGYERYERYDGESELKDVTYSNPGSSDGDLISTADDLNKFFSYLLSGKLLKEQQLKQMLTTVPTGIEGIDGYGLGIYETKLPNHVSIWGHAGGVPGFSTFAGGTLGGKHTLAINLNGHKTNGGSDPFKNILLAEFSK, from the coding sequence ATGAAAAAGCATTGTCAAATTACATCTACAGGTTTAGTCCTTTTTATGACTGGAAGTTCTCTGTTAAACACAACACCAACCTCAATTGTAAAAGCAGAGCCAACTCAAAATGTATCTAGTTCGTTACAAAAAAGTACCCAACGAGATCGTACTTCTGTTAAGCAAGCAATGCGGGATACACTACAACTTGGATACCCTGGGATACTTGCTGAAATTCATAAGGGCGGAAAAACGTGGAGTTATGCCGCTGGGATAGCGGATCTTAGCACCAAGAAACCAATGAAAACAGATTTTCGCTTTCGCATTGGCAGTGTGACGAAGACGTTCATTGCAACAGTGCTACTTCAATTAGCTGGAGAGAACCGCTTGAATCTAGACGACTCCATTGAAAAATGGTTGCCTGGTGTCATTCAAGGAAACGGATATGATAGTAACCAGATTACTATCCGGCAGATATTGAATCACACAAGTGGTATCGCTGACTACATAAAGTCAAAAGACTTTGATATTAAGGATACAAAAAAATCGTATACAGCTGAAGAATTCGTAAAGATGGGGGTTTCTCTTCCCCCAGACTTTGCTCCAGGAAAGGGCTGGTCTTATTCAAACACAGGATACGTATTACTGGGCATCCTTATTGAAAAAGTGACTGGAAACAGCTATGCGGAAGAGGTTGAAAATCGGATTATTGAACCGCTTGAATTGTCGAATACATTCCTGCCTGGCAATTCAACGGTTATTTCAGGCACCAAGCATGCCCGTGGATATGAAAGATATGAAAGATATGACGGAGAAAGTGAGCTAAAAGACGTTACATATTCTAACCCAGGTAGCTCGGATGGAGATTTGATTTCTACTGCTGACGATTTAAACAAATTTTTCTCTTACTTACTCAGTGGCAAATTACTGAAGGAACAGCAACTAAAACAAATGCTTACTACAGTTCCTACTGGAATAGAAGGGATCGATGGATATGGTCTTGGAATCTATGAAACTAAACTTCCAAACCACGTCTCGATATGGGGACACGCAGGCGGTGTTCCGGGGTTTTCTACTTTTGCTGGAGGCACACTTGGAGGCAAGCATACATTGGCCATCAATTTGAATGGCCATAAAACTAATGGTGGTTCTGATCCTTTTAAAAATATTTTACTTGCTGAATTTAGCAAGTAG
- the gntB gene encoding guanitoxin biosynthesis L-arginine gamma (S) hydroxylase yields MASYEYHNFSSEVREKLRPLYKSNNYRGIIGILYDYFIIGLSIFLGEYSIWFYLLSVFIIGSRQRALATILHDASHLCLSKSRKLNYILGTYFSGYLIGQEFNIYKDSHVKGHHTHLGDPNKDPDYQYHIDAGLYKLRNSNHFLIKYVLRPLFLLNILSYAYYVFKYRMLQLKQYPKQFTAMAVMWITIIGVLAYFDSLKYLLLYWIIPYFTSFMVIGWFIEIAEHYPLVLDNKKSIKMTRNRYSHWIEAFFLSIHAENYHLTHHLQASIPYWNIAKAHKIMMKDKMYRELNKKMGGVFISSNSNPPLIFDLIKNNKLPIIKASRKSA; encoded by the coding sequence TTGGCAAGTTATGAATACCACAATTTTTCTAGTGAAGTGAGAGAAAAATTAAGACCATTGTATAAGTCAAATAACTACAGAGGAATAATCGGAATCTTGTATGACTACTTTATAATTGGATTATCTATATTTTTAGGAGAATACAGTATATGGTTTTATTTACTATCTGTATTTATAATTGGATCTAGACAAAGAGCTTTAGCAACAATACTTCATGATGCTTCACATCTATGTTTGTCTAAAAGCCGAAAGCTGAATTACATATTAGGAACGTACTTTTCAGGCTATCTGATTGGACAAGAATTTAATATATATAAAGATTCCCATGTTAAAGGACATCACACCCATTTAGGAGATCCAAATAAAGATCCTGATTATCAATACCATATAGATGCAGGGTTGTATAAGTTACGAAATAGCAATCATTTTCTCATTAAATATGTATTAAGACCCTTATTTTTATTAAACATTCTGAGCTACGCTTATTACGTTTTTAAATACAGAATGTTACAATTAAAACAATATCCTAAGCAATTTACTGCTATGGCAGTAATGTGGATTACAATAATTGGTGTACTAGCATACTTTGACTCTTTAAAATATCTCCTTCTTTATTGGATTATTCCGTATTTCACGTCTTTTATGGTTATTGGCTGGTTTATTGAAATAGCAGAGCACTATCCATTAGTATTAGATAATAAAAAGAGTATTAAAATGACCCGTAATAGATATAGTCATTGGATTGAAGCTTTCTTTCTAAGTATTCATGCAGAAAATTACCATTTGACTCATCATCTTCAAGCTAGTATTCCTTATTGGAATATTGCCAAAGCACATAAAATTATGATGAAGGATAAAATGTATAGAGAACTAAATAAAAAAATGGGAGGGGTTTTTATTTCTTCTAACTCTAATCCACCATTAATTTTCGATTTAATCAAGAATAACAAACTACCTATTATAAAAGCATCAAGGAAAAGCGCATGA
- a CDS encoding DMT family transporter, protein MKNTYTLGIFLALGAAILNGTVGILSKGLFSSDLTPAAVSFYKCFIAFGVLSIFTVFNSDFRKNIILLTKNIKAIALCSFLGIFVLYFFETTAYNYAVVPFVVFLLLGSSVLTTFVFSSLLLKEKKNKLKYVGLFLLIIGLIIMAFAQGATGGLSTGAILAGVAGVGYGLFLVLTKKFSLNGGLSLIWYFMLFGVFYLFIPFCREGIVAPEVSSVPSLVALAIFPTIGGFYCTTRALNYLEANKVQFLELSEPIFATIFAFIVLREFVQGIEWLGAILILIAIYSSEYSPKPKAKAEN, encoded by the coding sequence ATGAAAAACACATACACTCTAGGCATATTTTTAGCCTTAGGAGCAGCAATTTTAAATGGTACCGTAGGAATACTTAGCAAAGGTTTATTTTCAAGTGATTTAACGCCAGCAGCTGTCTCATTTTATAAATGTTTTATTGCTTTTGGTGTCCTTTCCATTTTTACTGTTTTCAATTCTGATTTCAGAAAAAATATCATTCTATTAACGAAAAATATTAAGGCTATTGCTCTTTGCTCCTTTTTAGGAATATTTGTTTTATATTTTTTCGAAACCACTGCTTATAACTATGCTGTTGTACCTTTTGTCGTGTTTCTTCTACTAGGTTCATCTGTTTTAACAACTTTTGTGTTTAGTTCTTTATTATTAAAGGAAAAAAAGAACAAGTTAAAGTATGTAGGATTATTCTTATTGATAATAGGCTTAATAATAATGGCATTTGCACAGGGGGCTACTGGAGGTCTTTCAACGGGAGCAATTCTTGCAGGTGTTGCAGGTGTTGGTTATGGTTTATTTTTAGTGTTAACAAAAAAATTCTCTTTAAATGGCGGTTTATCATTAATTTGGTATTTCATGTTATTTGGGGTATTTTATTTGTTTATTCCTTTCTGTAGAGAAGGAATAGTTGCACCAGAAGTAAGTTCAGTTCCATCCTTAGTAGCATTAGCAATCTTTCCTACTATAGGAGGCTTTTACTGTACAACGAGAGCCCTTAACTATTTAGAAGCTAATAAAGTTCAGTTCTTAGAATTAAGCGAACCTATATTTGCCACTATATTTGCTTTTATTGTCCTTAGGGAATTTGTACAAGGAATAGAATGGTTAGGAGCCATTTTAATTTTAATTGCTATTTACAGCTCTGAGTACTCACCCAAACCAAAAGCAAAGGCAGAGAACTAA
- a CDS encoding serine hydrolase translates to MKQAINKLGIVAILLSSSTMISACSQQSLEAGKSKPSASTANIQMTKGPNNKKEIESFADPLFEEKMEKYNVNGSSFVVVHDGKVVVNKGYGYADKEKKIPVTKDTVFQIGSVTKTFTALAVMQQVDKGKLKLDQDVQKYFGGLQLPNQTGKPLTLFDMLTYTSGVDFPDLTNITGPEYINNSIPMKEFFSKHMPTVVRPPGEVYTYDNVGFALAGFAVENATNTPFSKYMEKNIFKPLDMKSTSMSFTPDLLEKMATPYGPTGDSIPTSGSGLRDTPQGGILSTAEDMSKYMIMQLQKGKFKDKEIVSKKSMDMMHAYQVFDDKTIPVATIGFETPFNKFANGQHVVIKGGSMPGHQSLLILVPEQKTAFFMSYNNDSMMSVDIYETLMDHYFPAKKNEVKTSYLPLEEKEAHKYLGLFQNTRFAAIRTHFTYENGNLVMESGTTGKQVLKMIHPLLFEDSEGNNVAFKKNSAGEITYFHYNSPKSLDFVADAQRINNKPPFDDVPQKSNYRSHIDNLHALNIMGAKTGNLFKPMDIMTQGEFADTLLLAYGWNGFPDDSKEAREKVMKGIPGYDRATPITRQVAATMIQNLKQIHDLKPIQPDKAIKVKLLDAADDWAIQSIQALASQGILDPDTSISADGSITFRPKDLLLRQEASALLDLAFGYHALPNKQQ, encoded by the coding sequence ATGAAACAAGCAATTAACAAACTGGGGATCGTTGCAATTCTTCTTTCTTCTTCAACCATGATTTCTGCGTGTTCCCAACAATCGTTAGAAGCAGGAAAATCAAAACCATCGGCATCCACGGCTAATATCCAAATGACGAAAGGACCTAATAATAAAAAAGAAATAGAATCTTTTGCTGATCCGTTATTTGAAGAAAAAATGGAGAAGTACAATGTGAACGGTTCTAGTTTTGTCGTCGTTCATGATGGAAAGGTCGTTGTCAATAAAGGGTATGGATATGCCGATAAAGAAAAGAAAATCCCCGTCACTAAGGACACGGTCTTTCAAATCGGTTCAGTCACGAAAACTTTTACTGCTTTGGCTGTGATGCAGCAAGTCGATAAAGGAAAGCTTAAACTAGATCAAGACGTACAAAAATATTTTGGTGGATTACAATTACCTAATCAAACTGGTAAACCTCTTACCCTGTTTGATATGCTCACTTATACCAGCGGGGTGGATTTTCCCGATCTTACAAACATAACTGGACCTGAATATATTAATAATAGTATACCGATGAAAGAATTTTTCTCTAAACATATGCCAACTGTGGTACGGCCACCAGGAGAAGTTTATACGTATGACAACGTCGGATTTGCGCTCGCAGGGTTTGCAGTGGAGAATGCTACTAACACCCCTTTCTCGAAATATATGGAAAAGAATATTTTCAAACCATTAGATATGAAATCTACAAGCATGAGCTTTACGCCTGATCTTCTCGAAAAAATGGCTACACCTTATGGCCCCACTGGAGATTCGATTCCAACAAGTGGGAGCGGTTTAAGGGATACACCACAAGGAGGCATTTTATCTACTGCGGAAGACATGTCAAAATACATGATTATGCAACTACAGAAAGGAAAGTTTAAAGACAAAGAAATTGTAAGTAAAAAAAGCATGGATATGATGCATGCCTATCAAGTTTTTGATGATAAGACGATTCCTGTTGCGACAATTGGATTTGAAACGCCTTTTAATAAATTTGCTAACGGTCAACACGTTGTAATAAAAGGGGGAAGCATGCCTGGACATCAATCATTGCTGATTTTAGTGCCTGAACAAAAAACAGCATTCTTCATGTCTTACAATAATGATTCAATGATGAGTGTAGACATATATGAAACTCTCATGGATCACTATTTCCCTGCTAAGAAGAATGAAGTAAAAACAAGTTATCTCCCGTTAGAGGAAAAAGAAGCTCATAAATACTTGGGCTTATTCCAAAATACGCGTTTCGCTGCAATTCGCACTCATTTTACTTATGAAAATGGGAATTTGGTCATGGAGAGTGGAACAACTGGAAAACAAGTTCTCAAAATGATTCATCCGTTGTTATTTGAAGATTCGGAAGGCAACAATGTTGCTTTCAAAAAGAATTCAGCTGGAGAAATCACATATTTTCACTACAACTCTCCTAAAAGCCTTGATTTTGTAGCAGATGCCCAGAGAATTAACAACAAACCACCTTTTGATGACGTCCCACAAAAGAGTAACTATAGAAGTCACATTGATAATCTTCATGCTCTAAATATTATGGGTGCTAAAACAGGTAATCTATTCAAACCGATGGACATCATGACACAAGGAGAGTTTGCGGATACGTTGTTACTTGCTTATGGATGGAATGGTTTTCCAGACGACTCCAAGGAGGCAAGGGAAAAAGTTATGAAAGGAATTCCAGGGTATGACCGTGCTACTCCGATTACCCGACAGGTCGCAGCAACCATGATTCAAAACTTAAAGCAAATTCATGACTTGAAACCGATTCAACCTGACAAAGCTATTAAAGTTAAATTACTTGATGCTGCGGATGACTGGGCAATTCAATCGATTCAGGCACTTGCCTCCCAAGGAATTCTAGATCCTGATACTTCCATCAGTGCTGACGGATCCATTACCTTCCGTCCGAAGGATTTGTTACTGCGTCAAGAAGCAAGTGCTTTGCTGGATTTAGCTTTTGGCTATCATGCACTACCTAACAAACAGCAGTAG